Within Rhinolophus ferrumequinum isolate MPI-CBG mRhiFer1 chromosome 14, mRhiFer1_v1.p, whole genome shotgun sequence, the genomic segment GGAGAACGAGGAGAGCACCTCAGAAGAATAGGAAGTAGTGTTTCAAGTAAGCCATCATCGATGAGATATCAGGAAGCTGAGCAGTCCACTGAGAAGACCAGAAAAATAGTATGTGTTAGACTTGGCTGATAGAGACCTCCGCAGAGCAGTTTGGTGCACTGTAGTGATTTGGGGAGTGAATGGgggagatgagaaaatggagacatcaAGAGTGGACTCTTGTGAAAAGTCTGATGAAAAAGAAGAGTCAGCAATTATGTAATGtaggtttgtttttaattggggaattcAAGGATGCTTATGGTACAGGAAAAATCAAGGTGAAGCTGATGATATAGGAGAGTGGGGGGAAATCGATGGAAGTAAGAGCATTTAACTTAGCACTGTGTACCACCATCCCTTTGAAGCCCTCCCATTCATTTGCTGCCATACATCATGTCCTGGCTTTCTTCTTACCTGTACTGAGAAGGTGAATCCTTCTAAAACTCTTTTGGGAATTCTTGTCTCTCTGTCTATTCTTGCAAGGATTTACCTTCAGCTCTTTTCATGCTGTATCTCTCCAGGTaatctcattcatttatgtgttgaaaaaaatcaacacataatccaaatccaaaaaaatccaacacATATCCAAATCAATACTCTAGCCTAAAATCTCGACCGTGTAGTTTCCTCCATCTAATTAATTTCTCAACATGTGTTACATGTCTTACAGGTACCTCATACTCAGCATTTCCACAACTGGACTCATTTGGGATTGCTTCAATTACAACTACCTTCCCTAAACCTCTGccccaacatacacacactctTCTTGTTCTGTTGGGTTTAGCTTTGGTGTCACTTCTGCCAAAACCTTTCCACAGCCCTTCAAGACTTGTACAGCTCAGTTCTCACTATTACAGCACTTAACTACAGCTCACTAGCTGCCATGGACATGTGCTTACTTGATGTAAATTACCAGAGGACAGGGTTTATGCCTTAATCAAAATTATATCCTCTTTGTCTAATGAAAAAGATGGGACTGTTGGATATGGAATCAAAAGCACATATAAGGGATTGACACcttgaaaaggaggaaaggacacAGTCTCTGGGACTGGACTGAGGCGAGAATAGATGCTGATCTATACATATTTATAGGTTCCATGAGAAGTTGAAAAGGGTTAGGGACAAAATTTTCATAGTACAGTAGGAGGTTAGATGGTTTACTGAGAAAGATGGGGTGGATGCTTAGATTTGGGGCTTGAGAAGAATAATGCAGAAATCAAGCTGAGGGAGATGACCCAGAGGACATCCCATTTAGCAGATTAATTTCTAACCCACTACTCAAACCATTCCAGATTTTTCACATTCCAGATCTTTCACATTTGCCTCATTTTAGATGTTTTTCCCACTCATTGTAATGATGGGCTTCTTCACGGTGTTTAGGTCTAAAAGCCAGTATTTGTACCTGTAAGCTATGAAGTTATTCTATTTGCCTATGATATAAACAATGGgatctaaaaacaaaatccttctcTAGGAGTTAAAATATATCTTGCTTGTATCCCTATTCACTTAATCttatatttcccaaatatttccaTGTGAAAAAGTAAAGATTGAGCtaaaatttctgtgttttattttttgagtgaaaatgtccatatttctttcaataattaaaatggaaatatgctTATTTGAAAGTTTTGTTATGAACATGACTAAgttgtgaatttaaaaatttgttctttaGGTTGGCAgaatatgataataaaataatgataacttTTCAGCAAAGAATTTTCTAAGCATTACTTCTCGTACCAAACATTTGAGACGGATCCACTTCAGAGCACAGTGTTCACACTAACCACGTACagatacacatgcacatatatgtatctaCATACACATTCTAAGATAAAGTGGAACACCATGTTTACAAGTAGTGGTCACatctttataaaatgggaatctGGGTCCTGTAATGGCACTGATAAGTGAAATATTCAAAACTGAgcttgaaggaagaaagaagtagCTGAGAAACACTTGAATGTCTTTTCTTTGGGAGAAGAGTAATAGGTACTGAACTCAGGCAAAACAAAAGCAGTCCTGTTGGCTCCAGTGGATGTAGGCAGTATGGAGTCTTCTAGTATATCCTTTGCCATCGAGAACATGCTGCTGTtattataaatgtaaacataCTAGTTTTCTAAGACAGCCATACCCCATTTTTTCAAAAGTATCACTAAAAGTAGCTGCAATTTATATTGTGAATATATAGCCTTCTGTAGAAGGaagcatttattattaaaataggCCAAGGATTACTCTAGCGGAAGACACTACTACCCCTAAATTCCCTCTACTAGATGTGGTCCATgagttctttcattattttattaataataaatatatttgacgACATCCTATGCTTCAACTGATTTCTCAGATAAGGACTGGAGCAAATCTTTATAGACAGTAGAGTTCATGAATCGGGGATATGAGTCTCTGTGCATTAAGGTGTAAATCTGAAGTTGTGCGTCATCAAATATGTGTTGGGATGGTTCCACCATGTTTCTATTGATGACTTCTCTTACTCGGGAGTCTAAGCTGACCTGTCAATAGAAACAAGAGTTGTATTAGATACGTTTCTCTTTGGAATTCCATCCCAAACTCCCATAGCTTGTTCTGGTTATTAAAAATTCCAAACCAAACAAGTCATCCAAAAATGTAAACTGCCAAAAGAGAAACCAAATGCATAAtgagcagggtttctcaaacaTCAGTGGCATCAGTAGCCCCTGAGAGGCTTGttaaacagattgctgggccccacccgcAGAGTCTCTGACTCAGCTGGTCTGTAGAGGGGTCTGATAATATTTATTACTCACAAGTTCTATGTCATTCTGGTGGGGATCACACTGCTTTAGAAAATCACAGCattgttttgcttctttaaaatgaGTGTACTATGTCCTTTGAAGAAAAAACGTAGTGTCATGGACTCACCCCTTGTTAATTTCCTAATAGCATTAGGGCCAAAACCTGGAGGTCCCAGGCTGTAGCCACTGGAACACAGTCGCAGGTTTCTGGGAATGAGTGCCAGGCTGGCTGGTGAAGTGGAAGCTGGCTCAGAAGTGCTGTGGGAGGGTTACAATCATGGGGCCTGTGTTTAAATCCCAGTTTTGTCACTGCTTGGTTGTGGGGCCTTGGGCAAAGTACACTGTGCCCTAATGAATTCCTCCATAAAGGAggaatgatgatgatggtagtaGGTAAGGATTTAAGGAGAATTTATTTAAAGTGCTTGGGATTCATTCAGTTCTTAGGGGATGTTGGCTCTTCTTACTCTGATGTTGGCTCATCCTAGACAAGGCTGTCTCCCAGAGTAAGCTATTGGGTTCAAACTTTCCCGCAGGGCACCAGACAAATAAGAGTACAGGCCACAGTGGCAAAGCTGAACCCACACTTCTTCCCTTCCGTCTGAAGAACCTTAGCCAGGCCATCTCTGCACCAGTAGGCCACAATGGTTCTGATGCTATGCAGTGCACACTGttttatataaaactcaaaatatgATTAGCTAAATCATTAAATATTGACTTCAGTGATCTATCTTTCCAGTTGTGTATATCCACTCTCCTCCTGGAAAGGCTTTTGCCTACCCACAGGTAACTCAAACCTAATACATTCAACACAGATTCCCAGCATCTCCAGATCTTTTTCCTGTACAGTTTGTAAAGGAATGGAACTACTTATTCCCATCCCATTCAGAGTCCTACTCATCgttcattttctctctggctcTATATTCAGTCATAAAGTCCTGGTGACCTTATCTATTTAATACTTCTTGAAACTGTCcacttcttccctcctctctgccatGCCTGATGTGGAGGTTCACTCACCATTTCCTGCTGGATTTGATCATCAGCCTCATACTTAGACTCCTGCTGTCAATCTCTTGCCTGTCCAAACCACACATGGTTTGGCCAGAGGGATCTTTCTAAAGTGCAAACCCCATCCAGACACTCCAGCTTCAGCCCTTGCACTGACTTGTCATGTTCTCAGGATCAAGTCCAAAGCTTATAAGTTCCAAGTTGAAACTTCTGAACCCCTTTAAGATCTGCTTCCACTAATTCCCCAGCTCACTATTCCATGCAAGAATTTAAAGAACTTAGAATTCACttggaatttaaagaaagaaggaGCTAGAACTAGCTTGTTTTTGTTCCTTCTGTCTAGAATAaacctttctccctcctctgcctggcTGACTGTACTTCTCCTTCAGGTCTTGGTTTAGATGTCACTCTCCTGACCTGGGAAGCCTTCCCAACCACCTGAGCTTATCCATAAGGAAGCACTCACCACTAGGCAATCATCTCCCATACTCTTCTTGAGTATAAGGGCCCAGTTCTTAGGAGCACAACTCCTACCAAGGGGGTACTCAGTACATATTGTTAGCTGAAGGGAGGAAAGCACCTGCTCTTGTTAGAGAATTAGACTGAGTTactatagaaaacattaaaaaatattctagttCACAAACAGTTTAGGCACAAATGGAACTGTCTCACTCTTTAAACTTCCATCTGAAGAATATCCCTGtgaggatacaaaattaatatttagaaatcagttgcatttgtatacaccaataataaaccatcagaaggagaaattaagaaaacagtcccatttataattgcttcaaaaactataaaatacttaggaataaatttaaccaaagaagtaaaagacctgtactcagaaaattatgacactgaagagaaaaattaaagaagttgcaaataaatggaaacacataccatgctcacggataagaagaattaatatagttaaaatgtccatactgcctaaggcaatatacagattcaatgcaattcctgtcaaactaccaatgacatttttcacagaaaaataacacataatcctaaaatttatatggaaccataacagaccccgaatagccatggcaatcttgagaaacaagaacaaagtgggaggtatcacactacctggcatcaaatcatactacgaggctatagtaatcaaaacagcatggtactggcataaaaacagacacataaatcaatggaacagaatagagagcccagaaataaatccatacctgtatggtcatttaatctatgacaatggaagcaataatttacattggggtaaaaacagtctattcaataaatggtgctgggaaacctggacagacacatgcaaaaaatgaagttgcaccacctccttatgccatatacgagaataaattcaaaatggattaaagacttaaatgtaagatctgaaaccataaaactcctagaagaaaatataggaagtaaatttgcagacattaccctgagtaatattttactgatatatccccttgggcaaggaaggtaaaagaaaaaataaacatatgggattacatcaaactaaaaagttttttaacagcaaaggaaaccatcaaaaaatcaaaaaggcatcctactgaatgggagaagatatttgtcaataatatatccaaaatttattttaaaaaaaactcatttaactcaacaccaaaaaacccccacaaacaacccaattaaaaaaatgggcataggacacgaaaagacatttttctaaagaggacatacagatggccaacagacatatgagaaaaGACTCAACCTTActattcattagagaaatgcaaatgacaacCACAATAAGaaaccacctcactcctgtcagaatggctatcatcaataaatcaacaaacaacaagtcctggtgaggatgtggagaaaagggaaccctcgtgcactgtggtgggattgcagattggtgtagccactatggaaatcagtatggaggtatctcaaaaactggaaatggaactaccttatgacacagcaattccactctcagGTATCTATatagagaaatccaaaatgctaattcaaaaaaatatatgcacctctatgtttattgcagcacaattcacaatagtcaagacatggaaacaactgaaatgctcatcagtagatgactggattaagaaactgtggtataggggtgactggttagctcagttagttagagcatgctgctgataataccaaggttagtggttcaatccccacatgggccactgagagctgtgccctcctttaaaaaaaaaaaaaaagaaattgtggtacatttatacaatgagtATTAcccggccataaaaaagaataaaatcttaccatttgcaatgatatgggtggacttagagaacattatgctaagtgaaataagtcagatggagaaagacaaataccatatgatctcacttatatgtggaatctaaagaacagcataaatgagcaaactaaacagaaatagtctcagagatatagagaaaaaactgatggttgctagatgggaggggagtggggatgagggaaagatgaaaggattagaaagctcaaattggtaaccacaagattgccacggggatacgaaagacagtttgtggaatataatcaataatgttgtaaagattttgtaggatgtcagatgggcacttgttttattagggagaccacttcatggacggtatagatgcctgaccactgcgctgtacacctgaagctgaaactgaatattataatattgaatgtcaactataatttaatatatatatatatatatatatatatatatatatatatagtcacaggatgtggagtacagcttagggaacagagtcaatggaattgtaacagctatatatgatgtcagcggggtagtagattggggggggttatcactttgtgaggggtgtaactgtctatcacattgttttatacacctgaaaccaaaacataaataaataaataaataaataaataaataaataaataaataaataaaaacaatatccCTGCTAGTGCTAGGTGAGGACAGTGTCTGGTTAGGACTGATAAATGAACAGAGGGTGACCAAGAGGCTGTCTGGTGTGCCTAttctgccaggggctggggctgggatttGCACTGTCCTCCCTCTCAATCCTTCCACATGTATGGGCAAGTGGTGATGCCCTTTTCatacaatgaggaaactgaaatgcagAGAGGTTCAGAAATATACCCAAGGTTATGTCACTATTAGAGAACTGGGGTTCAAATCCAAGTGAATCTGACCCCAAAatctatgcttttaaaatttttaaggtttgggtggtcagttagctcagttggttagagatgttgctactaacaccaaggttgccagttcagtctCTGCATGAGCCACTATGAACTGTGCcctctttgaaaaacaaaaaaaaaattaaaaaaaatttaaggttttacattttaagaaataaatgcttatatttGGGAGGAAAGGGTCAtctttttgtatcatttttgCTTCATCAATTTGCTAAGAAgtattttgtttgtatgtatgaTGCTTTAAAGgacagtgattaaaaaaagaaatcttgctttaaaataataaggaaaatcaTGACAAAATGAAAACGTGGAAGCTataaattaaaggacaaaaactCTTAGTTTGTATTAATCTAAAATGGAAATGACTTTCTGAACTCCATATTCATACAACTGTCAACTGAATATCTCCAACTTCACAGTATAAACATAAGTAGGCAAAATTGAGCCTGACTCCTTCTACCAAGCATGCTTCCCATTCCCCATTTGCCCATCTACCCCATTTCAGTGAACTGCCCCATTACCTGCTTTGCCGAAACCATACAGGTAGGAGACTCTGGGATGTCCCTCAAATCAAACCCTTCCTCTCTAGTTTCTCTTCAGTTGGCCTAGTGAGGCTCTCATTCTGTCTGGTTTAGACTACTCAGTTGGTTCTCTAACTCAGTTGGTCCTCTGCCTCTAGTGTTCTTCTCCTAAACCATTCTGTAACCATATTGGTCTTTCAAAAATCCAAACTTGATGATATTACCAGGCTAAAATCCAAGCATTTCCCAGGACAGAAATCAGAAAACCTCATCACTGCTCCTAAATCTATCCTCTCACTTTCCCAACTCTCCTCCTGCTGCCTGCCACCAGCTCTAATAGTTTGGTAAACACACAATACTTCAGCCATACCAAACTATTGACGTGTTCACTGTGATGTGACTGATTACTTTTATTCTTGGCCCATCTAGTCCTATCCTATGGGATGTCTTTATCCTGCTgtatttctcataatttttttattatccttGGTCCATCTACAGACTCTCCTAGTATGTCTCCCTGTTGCTCACCCCAACCCACTGTTGATGGCTCTGCACCAGCCTGAGGCGTCATGCCAAGAGCTCTATGTCTCTCTGCACGCTTGTCTGTGAGTTCCCTCACAGGAGAGGTTTTGTTTCATTAACTTCATATTCTTAGCAGCACATAGTAGgaaataatgattttataattaGAGCTACAATGTACTTAGTTTTGAGACCAACCTAACCACCTAGATtttggatttaaaagaaaaaatactctgAGAGATGGAAACTCGCATCATTTCACTCATAACttctctgatattaaaaaaggacACCTTGGGGAAAACCTTTCAGTAGGTACATACCTCTTTAGGAGAaagaatagaaatgtattcttcaTATATTATCCTTGCTTTCTCCTCAATAATGTCTTTATTAACTTCCTTTTTCAGTTCCTCACACGCCATCCAGAAAAGCatattttcttcactgaattCTGTTCGGAGGAATTCACGGAAAGCATTCCTTCCTGCTGGAGTGAGCATTAACTTGTCGAATGACTGCGCCCAGGCATTGACTTCTTCTAGAGTAGGAGTTGGGCTTGGTGGAGACCGGAAGAAAGGGCAAAAGGGAGCTATGTTATTGGTAGTGAATTTGAATTTCATCACTAGAAACCtatctttttcctctctgaaaatgaaaatatacactgAGGCCCTTTTAAGAAGGCAAAGAGCTGCTCTTGTTTCCTTAAGCCTTTAGCAAAAACACATGAGTTTGATACTTTCAAATTGTTTAGCTGGATCGCATGGCTACTGCTAAAATGGTTGTAAACCAAATTGACAGAATAACTGCTGAGAGCATAGTTGTCTATATCTAGGCACATCCTggcaaagtttttaaattataaaagtaaagataaatCTTACAACCATCTAAGCAAAAACTCTCCAGTCACGTCAGCCCTGACCACACTGACTTCTAGAAGAGCGATGGGGCAGTgtctattcaatattttttaaaactcaaaaaagaattttaaagagaaagagaagagaatataaattatacaacTGCAAGTTATGAAGGGTGACAACAAAACAAGAACTAATGAATTCACCATTTACCTTAAGATCCAGCCCGTCACCAATAGCTGCATTTACATCTATACATTGCTCTCTTGACTACCACCATTCCTGAGGGAACCACTGTTCTTGATTTTGGACTTAGcctgttttagtttatttttctacctaCATTCAATAATACTGAGGTCAGAAAGCACAGTCTGTTTAAAATGATttgtatcatttcttttctcttatcctttgtttcatagtttttatgcatgtatgaggtatgatcaaacaatatggtaagtgtttaaataaaaataatttattacagtaaaagatacattgccattagcCACCttaaaaatactccccctcgctttgaacaaacttcttattcaaaaatttaattttttaaattttttttaaaaaaatttttataagagtttatttgagccaaaaccaACAACATCTGTCGGGGAGCAAGATCTCATATGCTCTCTCTTGCCAttttatgaagcagttctggaagttctctttcgtgagtgtctttagttgcactgtcatggctgcctcgatgtcctgaatcattttgactttggggaagagccagaagtcgcatggtgccagatccgatgaataaggtggatgaggacatactgtaatgtttttatctgacagaaattgccataccagaagtgatgtgtgacacagagcgctgtcatgatggaggatgatttaaggcacacataaaaacacatcttctctcaactgtagctcacacccaaatGACTGCACCtgaacaaggtgaaacttgtcacacactgttactaaggtttgatgcaccacttcccatattgaaggtccctgactttccgttggatggcactcggcagcagcattcaccatattttgtgatcacaacagaaaggctccatttcacacatcgcttctggtacagcaatttctgtcaaataaaaacattatagtgtgtcttcatccaccttattcactggatctggcaccaggcGACTTCTGtctttccccaaagtcaaaatgaccatgaaaggtaaatgtgttcaattgattcaggacactgaggcagccaggacagtgcaactaaagacactcacaaaagaagactgctagaactgcttcagaaagtggcaagaatgatgggataagttcgaaggagagggagtattttgagggggattaatggcaatgtgtcttttactgtaataaagttttaaaaaatttaaacattaaccatATTTTTCATCATACCTCGTATGTATGTATCTCTGACAAACGTattctttagttgttttttaactttataaaaatggcTTACTATATGTTGTCTTCTGCAACTTGATTTTTCACCAACAGTGTCTAAGATTCGCCAACATTACTGTATGTGGCCACAGTTTCTGAGCAGGACTcatctgtaattttccatttttgtactATCAtcatctggttttggtatcactGTTATACTGGCCTCTTAGACATTTGGGTAGTTATACAAGACTTGTAAAACCTTGGAATGATCGATTCCTGAAATGTTTTGTGGAACAAATCTATAAAACCAATTGGATCCAGTATTATTTTGTAGGAAGGAGTTATGGTTGAGTTTTATCCTCAAAAaagacatgttgaagtcctaacctcaggatatgaccttatttggaaacagggtctttgcagatgtaatcaagttgagttcattagggtgagccctaatccaatatgactggtgttcttacaAAAAGGgggatttggacacagagacagacacacacacacaggaaaaaaagatgatgtgaagacacacagggaaaataaGTCATGAGActggaataaaatacctaaaaactGAGGAATGCTAAGGATTGCTGGCAACTACCAGAGAAACTAGAAGCAGCAAAGAAGTCTTCTCCCTTAGAGCTGTCAGAAAGCGTGGTCCTGCTGACCTTGAATTTGGACTACTGGCCTCAAGAAAAGTGTGCacttctggattaaaaaaaaaataacaatattcaGGGgcatttctggtcaagatggcacagtagataAATGCTTTGCTTACCTTCTCTcctgaccacatcaaaattacaattaaactacaaaacaacaaccatcattgaaaactgcctaaaatcttgctgaaccgaaACCCTACAACtaagacatgcagaagaagccacctctagACTGGGAGGAgtggcagagacatgaaacaggctggccccataCCCACATGTCACCGTTAAAACTTGGGAGAGACATCTCAGCGGTGGAGGAGGTcccccagagaagtgaggggtcccagtccctccacagcccagggttccagtgccaaggagagaagtcccataatttctggttgtgaaaaacagcagattGTGACTGCATGAAATGGAGgacagctgcactcacaggtgctccccttaaagggaccacacacacacttacccatcaatggaatcactggctctgagctccagtgctggggcagccgGTAGAGAGGCAGGAGGCACATATGtgtatggtggggaactgagttgtttgGATTCAGGACAAGAGTTGGAGGGAAAGTTTTCTCTTGGAGGAGAAGCTcgtagaagccattgtttctctgttgagccctcTCTCTTCCCAGCATGAAGATGGCCATCATATCTGAGTCCCCATCACTTACACTGTTCATTTGTCATGCCCTGGTGATTCAACATCCCACCCTGCCcaaattttgggcacacccaagctgtttTCAGtagctttttcatacaaactgcttgccttggctcatgctgcagactttcgtATGGTCTTtcaaggttcacagaacccagacaagcagcatctgtcctgagcatgtcctgtacctctgactgagcagccctaaacctggCACTAGCGACAGCTGGctttggttcatggcttggcctctcaaggtacttccaagcacagcacaggtagTGGCCATCTGCagtttctttgtggctcctgccgggTGGTCCCAGGTGGAGTACGGgcttgacctgcagtgggtcccctcccaggtggccttGGGGCTGGCACCTCCAGTAGCCTGCTTTGAAATGagctagagcatcacccagctgcctccaagaatgacacacatatggcacacagcaggcaccagagccctgctgaggcagattgTGTTCTGTACGGTCA encodes:
- the RGS20 gene encoding regulator of G-protein signaling 20 isoform X3; amino-acid sequence: MGSERMEMRKRQTSAAQETSDSLPGQHGVGNRGSNACCFCWCCCCSCSCLTVRNQEERPRGASHELRREDFPTCEESPTPTLEEVNAWAQSFDKLMLTPAGRNAFREFLRTEFSEENMLFWMACEELKKEVNKDIIEEKARIIYEEYISILSPKEVSLDSRVREVINRNMVEPSQHIFDDAQLQIYTLMHRDSYPRFMNSTVYKDLLQSLSEKSVEA
- the RGS20 gene encoding regulator of G-protein signaling 20 isoform X2, giving the protein MRTANRGESAGASTLARPADRGIEMGSERMEMRKRQTSAAQETSDSLPGQHGVGNRGSNACCFCWCCCCSCSCLTVRNQEERPRGASHELRREDFPTCEESPTPTLEEVNAWAQSFDKLMLTPAGRNAFREFLRTEFSEENMLFWMACEELKKEVNKDIIEEKARIIYEEYISILSPKEVSLDSRVREVINRNMVEPSQHIFDDAQLQIYTLMHRDSYPRFMNSTVYKDLLQSLSEKSVEA